One region of Catenuloplanes indicus genomic DNA includes:
- a CDS encoding class I SAM-dependent RNA methyltransferase, whose amino-acid sequence MTQVEMPGEGERVEVLVGAVAHGGHCVARVGGDGGPVLFVRHALPGERVVALVTEVHRGFARADAVEILTPSADRVTAPCVYARPDGCGGCDLQHVAPAAQSAWKASVVTEQLLRLGRLTEDQVQALGVRVAPLDGDRLGWRTRVRYAVDGRDQAGLLKHRSHEVVPIDRCLIAHPLVREAPVTSRSWPDADEVHVVASAAGDVLVTPRRAPVRADEQDILDGAAAAGEIREKAVGREWVLPGDAFWQVHPAAADTLAAAVLELLAPRPGEAAWDLYGGAGLFAAALAGAVGPTGPVTVVESAPQGVAAARRNLTDLPGVAVIEAKVEAALRQGRLPKPVDLIVLDPPRSGAGAAVVKAITRTGARAVAYVACDPAAFARDVATFRAHGWRLAALRAFDLFPMTHHVECVGLLLPAAR is encoded by the coding sequence GTGACACAGGTGGAGATGCCCGGCGAGGGCGAGCGGGTCGAGGTGCTGGTCGGCGCGGTGGCGCACGGCGGGCACTGCGTGGCCCGGGTCGGCGGCGACGGCGGGCCGGTGCTGTTCGTGCGGCACGCGCTGCCCGGCGAGCGGGTCGTCGCGCTGGTCACCGAGGTGCACCGCGGGTTCGCGCGGGCGGACGCGGTGGAGATCCTGACGCCGTCCGCGGACCGGGTGACCGCGCCCTGCGTCTACGCGCGCCCGGACGGCTGCGGCGGTTGCGACCTGCAGCACGTGGCGCCGGCCGCGCAGTCGGCCTGGAAGGCGTCCGTGGTGACCGAGCAGCTGCTCCGCCTCGGCCGGCTGACCGAAGATCAAGTTCAGGCGCTGGGGGTACGCGTCGCGCCGCTCGACGGCGACCGGCTGGGCTGGCGCACGCGCGTGCGGTACGCGGTCGACGGGCGGGATCAGGCCGGGCTGCTCAAGCACCGGTCGCACGAGGTGGTGCCGATCGACCGCTGCCTGATCGCGCACCCGCTGGTGCGGGAGGCGCCGGTCACGTCGCGGTCCTGGCCGGACGCGGACGAGGTGCACGTGGTGGCGTCCGCTGCCGGTGACGTGCTGGTGACGCCGCGGCGCGCGCCGGTGCGCGCGGACGAGCAGGACATCCTGGACGGTGCGGCCGCGGCCGGGGAGATCCGGGAGAAGGCCGTGGGACGCGAGTGGGTGCTGCCCGGCGACGCGTTCTGGCAGGTGCACCCGGCGGCCGCGGACACGCTCGCGGCGGCCGTGCTGGAGCTGCTGGCGCCGCGGCCGGGCGAGGCGGCCTGGGACCTCTACGGCGGCGCCGGTCTGTTCGCGGCCGCGCTGGCCGGTGCGGTCGGGCCGACCGGGCCGGTGACCGTGGTCGAGTCCGCGCCGCAGGGCGTGGCCGCGGCCCGGCGCAACCTGACCGACCTGCCGGGTGTGGCCGTGATCGAGGCGAAGGTGGAGGCCGCGCTGCGCCAGGGGCGGCTGCCGAAGCCGGTGGACCTGATCGTGCTGGACCCGCCGCGGTCCGGCGCGGGCGCGGCGGTGGTCAAGGCGATCACCCGGACCGGCGCGCGGGCGGTCGCGTACGTGGCCTGCGACCCGGCCGCGTTCGCCCGGGACGTGGCCACGTTCCGCGCGCACGGGTGGCGGCTGGCGGCGCTGCGGGCGTTCGACCTGTTCCCGATGACGCACCACGTGGAGTGCGTCGGCCTGCTGTTGCCGGCCGCGCGCTGA
- the dxs gene encoding 1-deoxy-D-xylulose-5-phosphate synthase → MSVEEDQVTDGRLLSSVTGPQDLKRLTADEMSVLAAEIRDFLVAKVSRTGGHLGPNLGVVELTLGMHRVFDSPRDRFLFDTGHQAYVHKILTGRQDGFDLLRQRGGLSGYPSQEESEHDLIENSHASTALSYADGMAKAYALRGEDRHVVAMVGDGALTGGMCWEALNNIAATDNKLVIIVNDNGRSYAPTIGGLSDHLATLRLNPGYEKVLDLVKDSLGATPVVGKPVYEVLHAVKRGIKDAVAPQSMFEDLGLKYVGPIDGHDQAAVETALRRAKGFNGPVIVHAVTKKGFGYRPAEEDEADCLHGPGSAFDPETGKLLAPASVKWTHVFADELVAIADERPDVVGITAAMAEPTGIAKLARKHPERVYDVGIAEQHAATSAAGLALAGLHPVVAVYATFLNRAFDQVLLDVAMHRLPVTFVLDRAGITGPDGPSHYGVWDMSVFGVVPGLRIAAPRDAATLREELREAIAVDDGPTILRFPTGSVAADLPALRRVGGADGVSGGVDVLAEHESAKDVLIVAVGAFAHLGVEVAERVAAEQGYGVTVVDPRWVRPVPIELVALAREHRLVVTLEDGVRNGGVGDAVAKALRDAEVDVPLRDVGVPNDWHAHGTRAQILADLGITAQDVARDVAAWASRVVPARTH, encoded by the coding sequence ATGAGCGTTGAAGAGGATCAGGTCACCGACGGCCGCTTGCTCAGCTCCGTCACCGGGCCGCAGGATCTGAAGCGTCTGACGGCCGACGAGATGTCGGTGCTGGCGGCGGAGATCCGCGACTTCCTGGTGGCGAAGGTGTCCCGCACCGGCGGGCACCTCGGACCGAACCTCGGCGTCGTGGAGCTCACGCTCGGCATGCACCGCGTGTTCGACTCGCCGCGCGACCGGTTCCTCTTCGACACCGGCCACCAGGCCTACGTGCACAAGATCCTGACCGGGCGTCAGGACGGCTTCGACCTGCTGCGCCAGCGCGGTGGACTTTCCGGCTACCCCTCGCAGGAGGAGAGCGAGCACGACCTGATCGAGAACTCGCACGCCTCGACCGCGCTCTCCTACGCGGACGGCATGGCGAAGGCGTACGCGTTGCGCGGCGAGGACCGGCACGTGGTCGCCATGGTCGGCGACGGCGCGCTCACCGGCGGCATGTGCTGGGAGGCGCTGAACAACATCGCCGCCACCGACAACAAGCTGGTCATCATCGTCAACGACAACGGCCGGTCGTACGCGCCGACCATCGGCGGCCTCTCCGACCACCTGGCGACGCTGCGGCTCAACCCCGGCTACGAGAAGGTCCTGGACCTGGTCAAGGACTCGCTCGGCGCGACCCCGGTGGTCGGCAAGCCGGTCTACGAGGTGCTGCACGCGGTCAAGCGCGGCATCAAGGACGCGGTCGCGCCGCAGTCGATGTTCGAGGACCTGGGCCTGAAGTACGTCGGCCCGATCGACGGCCACGACCAGGCCGCGGTGGAGACCGCGCTGCGCCGCGCCAAGGGCTTCAACGGGCCGGTCATCGTGCACGCGGTCACCAAGAAGGGCTTCGGCTACCGCCCGGCCGAGGAGGACGAGGCGGACTGCTTGCACGGCCCCGGTAGCGCCTTCGACCCGGAGACCGGGAAGCTGCTGGCCCCCGCCTCGGTCAAGTGGACCCACGTCTTCGCGGACGAGCTGGTCGCGATCGCGGACGAGCGGCCGGACGTGGTCGGCATCACCGCGGCCATGGCGGAGCCGACCGGCATCGCGAAGCTGGCCCGCAAGCACCCCGAGCGGGTGTACGACGTGGGCATCGCGGAGCAGCACGCGGCGACGTCCGCGGCCGGCCTGGCGCTGGCCGGGCTGCACCCGGTGGTCGCGGTCTACGCCACGTTCCTGAACCGGGCGTTCGACCAGGTGCTGCTGGACGTGGCGATGCACCGGCTGCCGGTCACGTTCGTGCTGGACCGGGCCGGCATCACCGGACCGGACGGGCCCAGCCACTACGGCGTCTGGGACATGTCGGTCTTCGGCGTGGTCCCGGGCCTGCGGATCGCGGCCCCGCGGGACGCGGCGACGCTGCGCGAGGAACTGCGCGAGGCGATCGCGGTCGACGACGGGCCGACCATCCTGCGCTTCCCGACCGGCTCGGTCGCGGCCGACCTTCCGGCGCTGCGCCGGGTCGGCGGCGCGGACGGCGTCTCCGGCGGGGTGGACGTCCTGGCCGAGCACGAGTCCGCCAAGGACGTCCTGATCGTCGCCGTGGGCGCGTTCGCGCACCTGGGCGTGGAGGTGGCCGAGCGGGTGGCCGCGGAGCAGGGCTACGGCGTGACCGTGGTCGACCCGCGCTGGGTCCGCCCGGTGCCGATCGAGCTGGTGGCACTGGCCCGCGAGCACCGTCTCGTGGTCACGCTGGAGGACGGCGTGCGCAACGGCGGCGTCGGCGACGCGGTGGCCAAGGCGCTGCGCGACGCGGAGGTGGACGTGCCGCTGCGCGACGTGGGCGTGCCGAACGACTGGCACGCGCACGGCACGCGGGCGCAGATCCTGGCGGATCTGGGGATCACGGCGCAGGACGTGGCGCGTGACGTGGCGGCGTGGGCGTCCCGGGTGGTTCCGGCCCGTACCCACTGA
- a CDS encoding pectate lyase: MPTGKPRRRRLYAGLAAAGVAGIAAAAVALTVPSANASTLFTEDFEAGTPSGWSRSGGDWSVVDDGSKAYRQSKAASEAARVFAGDASWTDYAVQARVKVVEVGAGGFAGVAARASGPTTLYRLVLTSAGTAELQTVKGSAVTVLGSVPVTSPTGTFHTLQIQAGGTTVKGWVDGTPVGSGTGTVTAKGRLGLVTSRASASFDDVLATTAGSATEPTPARTTAAPATTASAPAAAPTTAGPTPSKTASAAPSPTTVPPATGGGSTSPDAPWPTATGSKPVAASVKVTGTLDGGMARYYGTGALGGSGQDEGQDPIFDLADGATLKNVILGSPAADGVHCAGTCTLINVWWEDVGEDAATFRGGANAVFTVDGGGARKADDKVFQHNGGGTLTIKNFQVADFGKLYRSCGNCSTQYKRTLVVENVKATAPGDLLAGVNANYGDTATFRNVTIVGDKTMDVCTRFTGNSTGKEPTKTGSGPDGTTCKYTTSDVTFK; the protein is encoded by the coding sequence ATGCCCACAGGGAAACCCCGGAGACGGCGCCTGTACGCCGGTCTCGCCGCGGCCGGCGTCGCCGGGATCGCGGCCGCCGCGGTCGCGCTGACCGTGCCGTCCGCGAACGCGTCCACGCTGTTCACCGAGGACTTCGAGGCCGGTACGCCGAGCGGCTGGTCCAGGTCGGGCGGTGACTGGTCGGTCGTCGACGACGGCTCCAAGGCCTACCGGCAGTCGAAGGCGGCCAGCGAGGCGGCCCGCGTCTTCGCCGGTGACGCGTCCTGGACCGACTACGCGGTGCAGGCCCGGGTCAAGGTGGTCGAGGTGGGCGCCGGTGGCTTCGCCGGCGTGGCGGCCCGTGCCTCCGGGCCGACCACGCTCTACCGGCTGGTGCTCACCTCGGCCGGCACGGCGGAGCTGCAGACCGTCAAGGGCAGCGCGGTCACGGTGCTCGGCTCGGTGCCGGTCACGTCGCCCACCGGCACGTTCCACACGCTGCAGATCCAGGCCGGCGGCACGACGGTGAAGGGCTGGGTGGACGGCACGCCGGTCGGCTCCGGCACCGGCACGGTCACGGCCAAGGGCCGGCTCGGCCTGGTCACGTCGCGGGCGTCCGCGTCGTTCGACGACGTGCTCGCCACCACGGCCGGCTCCGCCACCGAACCCACCCCGGCCAGGACCACCGCGGCGCCGGCCACCACGGCCTCGGCACCGGCCGCCGCTCCGACGACGGCGGGCCCGACGCCGAGCAAGACCGCGAGCGCGGCACCGAGCCCGACCACGGTCCCGCCGGCCACCGGTGGCGGCTCGACCAGCCCGGACGCGCCGTGGCCGACCGCGACCGGCAGCAAGCCGGTCGCCGCCTCGGTCAAGGTCACCGGCACGCTCGACGGCGGCATGGCCCGCTACTACGGCACCGGCGCGCTCGGCGGGTCCGGGCAGGACGAGGGCCAGGACCCGATCTTCGATCTCGCCGACGGCGCCACGCTGAAGAACGTCATCCTCGGCTCCCCGGCCGCGGACGGCGTGCACTGCGCCGGGACCTGCACCCTGATCAACGTCTGGTGGGAGGACGTCGGTGAGGACGCCGCCACCTTCCGCGGCGGCGCGAACGCCGTCTTCACCGTCGACGGCGGCGGCGCCCGCAAAGCCGACGACAAGGTCTTCCAGCACAACGGCGGCGGCACCCTGACCATCAAGAACTTCCAGGTCGCCGACTTCGGCAAGCTCTACCGCTCCTGCGGCAACTGCTCCACCCAGTACAAGCGCACTCTCGTCGTCGAGAACGTGAAGGCCACCGCCCCCGGTGACCTGCTCGCCGGCGTCAACGCCAACTACGGCGACACCGCCACCTTCCGCAACGTCACCATCGTCGGCGACAAGACCATGGACGTCTGCACCCGCTTCACCGGCAACTCCACCGGCAAGGAACCCACCAAGACCGGCTCCGGCCCCGACGGCACCACCTGCAAATACACCACCTCGGACGTGACCTTCAAGTAA